The Mucilaginibacter yixingensis genome window below encodes:
- a CDS encoding DUF4957 domain-containing protein, which yields MKSKQKTFQLFLLMLISLAFCACVKSIDGVVDDASTNRPFVPYSFSVKTSKDSAKFLWTAPVLSAGKRYTYTVDVAQDSTFGKIDFTKTLDTLGFVVVDPTLTVAKKYFARLRVNGFKGSQPSNYYYLTKPFSIPGLNYLRVIRDFEVTPTTALIHWYTNANTTDINKVVLSVDGVQAASYDISPAENASGAKLLDKLTPNTKYSLQVFAGTKSKGTLSFATPKTLVFTTILNSGGDLAGAITAAADGDVIGLNPGTYTLSSIYTMTGKSVTIASVSNKPADTKVKVRELDVLGTNGGINLIGLDLDGNYSGTSYGTQFLVIKGAAAGGDPANFADVRIDNCYIHDFTRCLLIANNATTVNTQTIKSFTINNCIIYNIDKAGTSTYYTLSMEKLLFNNLNITKSTFYNMGAGMINMGTTLAASTILPTINIDYCTFNNFGGSNKYLLIDANNNKISYTLKNSILANSPQAGSINGTAFRGTGAGSVLDFLNNDYFQLNSTAGATTPLVLTGLNQVACLSINLGWTATTQNFSLAALPDANPVLTLSSSANTVGDPRWAY from the coding sequence ATGAAATCAAAACAAAAAACATTTCAGCTCTTTTTGCTGATGCTGATATCGCTGGCATTTTGCGCCTGCGTAAAATCTATAGATGGCGTGGTAGATGATGCCTCCACCAATCGTCCGTTTGTGCCTTACAGTTTCTCGGTTAAAACATCGAAAGACTCGGCCAAGTTTCTGTGGACGGCTCCCGTTCTATCAGCCGGAAAAAGATATACTTATACCGTAGACGTAGCACAGGACTCTACATTTGGCAAAATAGATTTTACCAAAACTTTAGACACCCTGGGCTTTGTAGTGGTTGACCCCACACTAACCGTTGCCAAAAAGTATTTTGCGCGCCTGCGGGTAAACGGCTTTAAGGGCTCACAACCATCCAATTATTATTACCTCACCAAACCGTTCTCCATCCCGGGGTTAAATTATCTGCGGGTAATCCGCGATTTTGAGGTTACCCCAACCACCGCATTAATCCACTGGTATACCAATGCTAATACTACCGATATCAATAAGGTGGTGCTTTCTGTTGATGGGGTGCAAGCCGCTTCTTATGATATCTCGCCTGCAGAGAACGCCAGCGGCGCTAAACTGCTGGATAAGCTGACGCCTAATACCAAATACAGTTTACAGGTTTTTGCCGGTACTAAAAGCAAGGGAACATTGTCATTCGCTACCCCAAAAACGCTGGTGTTTACCACGATACTTAACTCTGGCGGTGACCTGGCCGGCGCTATCACCGCCGCTGCCGATGGCGACGTGATTGGCCTAAACCCCGGCACCTATACTTTAAGCAGTATTTACACCATGACTGGCAAAAGCGTAACCATTGCCTCGGTTTCAAACAAACCTGCCGATACCAAGGTTAAGGTTAGGGAGCTGGATGTGTTAGGTACCAACGGCGGTATAAACCTGATTGGCCTTGATCTGGATGGCAATTACAGCGGTACATCTTACGGCACGCAGTTCCTGGTTATTAAAGGCGCAGCAGCAGGCGGCGACCCGGCCAACTTTGCCGATGTGCGGATTGATAACTGCTACATTCATGATTTTACCCGATGCCTGTTGATTGCCAACAACGCCACAACCGTCAACACACAAACCATCAAATCATTTACTATCAATAATTGCATCATTTACAACATTGATAAGGCGGGGACCAGCACCTATTATACCCTGAGTATGGAAAAGCTGTTGTTTAACAACCTCAACATCACCAAATCAACGTTCTATAACATGGGCGCTGGTATGATTAATATGGGCACTACACTGGCAGCCAGTACCATTTTGCCGACAATTAACATTGACTATTGTACCTTCAATAACTTTGGGGGCAGCAATAAATACCTGTTAATTGATGCCAACAACAACAAGATCAGCTATACGCTTAAAAACTCTATCCTGGCTAACTCACCGCAAGCCGGATCTATCAACGGTACGGCATTTAGGGGCACCGGCGCTGGTAGTGTGCTTGATTTTCTGAACAATGATTATTTCCAGTTAAACTCTACCGCCGGGGCTACTACACCGCTGGTTTTAACAGGATTAAACCAGGTAGCTTGTCTCAGCATAAACCTCGGTTGGACAGCCACCACGCAAAATTTTAGCCTGGCTGCACTGCCCGATGCAAACCCAGTGCTAACGCTAAGCTCAAGCGCTAACACCGTGGGCGATCCGCGCTGGGCTTATTGA
- a CDS encoding RagB/SusD family nutrient uptake outer membrane protein, with protein MNIRSKYCLLAAVACLSVITSCKKFLDFQSPSALNIDQTFATTDNTNNEIISIYNKAAGRSAFGSNLAYVLPAGADDFSAQGAASFDPTQNYAISNYGENSNTGSLFDTFNQLYAGIERANIACKYIPLSPAYTGTSASDKLIMQRYYGEALALRALFYYELIINWGDVPATWTPSADAPTQFIKNTDRDSTYDKILDDLKLASTYVGWRTDLPDYGSFRLTKAAIKALRARIALARGGYSLRTQTHTMERRNDYQKYYQIAFDECNDIIQSGQHQLNPVYENIFKTLHSPTRYDDAHELIFEIAMWGGMNDSDLARSYGTGFNNSPTWGKAGGGPNGVPTYFYEFQNGTDARRDVTLSTYLVGDKEAKSVNGLTGLQCGKFRKSWTSFTSASTLLTFGVNWPVVRYADVLLMYAEAANELQTNGVITPLQALQLVQKRAYGTNPIPVTPTDKTGFFNAIARERLLEFGGEGLRKYDLIRWNLLAAKINEVKAKLPFLTAGASTVNNPYNYVPDYVYFLPTTFGNKECSTEESTINLYGGNNNVAYYTANTAVPSGYTRSYWRAQLGIWSGGVLTKSEFITDPNRGFICKFQENKSELLPYPQKVMIENRGAIIQNYGYTQ; from the coding sequence ATGAATATCCGATCAAAATATTGTTTACTGGCGGCAGTGGCCTGCCTGTCGGTAATAACCTCATGTAAAAAGTTCCTCGATTTTCAGTCGCCATCGGCACTCAATATCGATCAGACCTTTGCAACCACAGACAATACCAATAACGAAATCATCAGTATCTACAACAAAGCAGCGGGCCGTTCTGCCTTTGGCTCCAACCTAGCATATGTATTGCCTGCCGGTGCCGATGATTTTTCTGCCCAGGGTGCGGCCAGTTTTGACCCAACGCAGAACTACGCCATCTCCAACTACGGCGAAAACTCAAATACAGGGAGCCTGTTCGATACCTTTAACCAGCTTTATGCTGGTATTGAACGTGCCAATATTGCCTGTAAATACATCCCCCTGTCGCCAGCCTATACCGGTACCTCAGCTTCCGACAAGCTGATTATGCAACGTTATTATGGCGAAGCGCTGGCCCTGCGTGCGTTATTTTATTATGAACTGATTATTAACTGGGGGGATGTACCTGCCACCTGGACACCATCTGCAGATGCCCCAACCCAGTTTATCAAAAACACAGACAGAGACAGCACATACGATAAAATTCTGGATGATCTCAAACTGGCATCAACCTATGTGGGCTGGCGTACAGACTTGCCCGATTACGGCTCTTTCCGCCTAACCAAAGCGGCCATTAAAGCGCTGCGTGCCCGCATTGCGCTGGCCCGTGGCGGTTATTCGCTACGTACCCAAACCCACACCATGGAGCGCCGTAATGATTACCAGAAATACTATCAGATTGCTTTTGATGAGTGTAATGACATCATCCAATCGGGCCAGCACCAATTGAACCCGGTTTATGAAAATATTTTTAAAACCCTGCACTCGCCTACCCGCTATGATGATGCGCACGAGCTGATTTTTGAGATTGCCATGTGGGGCGGTATGAATGACAGCGATCTGGCCAGATCATACGGAACGGGCTTTAACAACAGCCCAACCTGGGGCAAGGCCGGTGGCGGCCCTAACGGCGTACCTACTTACTTCTATGAGTTTCAAAACGGTACAGACGCACGCAGAGACGTTACGCTATCAACCTACCTTGTAGGCGATAAGGAAGCAAAATCTGTAAACGGACTTACCGGCTTGCAGTGTGGCAAGTTCAGAAAATCATGGACATCGTTCACCTCAGCTTCTACCCTGCTCACTTTCGGGGTTAACTGGCCGGTGGTGAGGTATGCCGATGTGCTGCTGATGTATGCAGAAGCAGCCAATGAGCTGCAAACCAACGGCGTTATTACGCCACTACAAGCATTGCAGCTGGTGCAAAAGCGTGCTTATGGCACCAACCCCATACCGGTTACGCCAACTGATAAAACAGGCTTCTTCAATGCAATTGCACGCGAAAGGTTACTGGAATTTGGCGGCGAAGGCTTGCGCAAATATGACCTGATCCGCTGGAATCTGCTGGCCGCTAAGATTAATGAGGTAAAGGCCAAATTACCTTTCCTCACTGCGGGCGCATCAACCGTAAACAACCCTTATAACTACGTGCCAGATTACGTTTACTTCTTGCCAACCACTTTTGGCAACAAAGAATGCTCAACCGAAGAGTCAACAATTAACCTGTACGGCGGCAATAACAACGTGGCTTATTACACGGCTAATACGGCGGTACCAAGCGGCTACACCCGGTCATACTGGCGCGCGCAGCTGGGTATTTGGAGCGGCGGCGTGCTCACCAAATCTGAGTTTATTACCGACCCGAACAGGGGTTTTATCTGCAAATTCCAGGAAAACAAGAGTGAATTGCTGCCCTATCCGCAGAAAGTAATGATTGAAAACCGGGGCGCGATCATTCAGAACTACGGTTACACACAGTAA
- a CDS encoding TonB-dependent receptor, which translates to MNKKLLLLLNPQFNNGQARKRRRIAGLAALLFLLLPAIVSASGNNASILPAIISQKDILISGVVKDKSGEAIPGVTVKVKGTGTVTTTNTKGQYMIRVPAPESAIVFSFIGYKTSEVSVGAQTTINVTLQEDATALNEVVVVNVGYGTVSKERLAGAVSSITSKDVADFPVSSVAEALAGKLAGVSVNTTEGAPGALINVTVRGGTSITQDNSPLFIVDGFPMDNALSVLSPNEIQSIDVLKDVASTSIYGSRGANGVFIITTKSGKKGRTVVSFDMYAGVRKITNYLEMMKPYDYVQAQLSQSFQHYNGYLLTDTANINGFYKTYGNPADFDIYKSLPAVNWQQRVFGRSALSNTQNLSINGGSDASIYSIIFNRYSEDGIMLASGLDRMFGSFRFENQVSKGFRVGVNARYSNQLVVGSGTSSKGSNGSILNITRYQPYDATSNLQINDPDANFDTAIDLSNPTTFATRDMSRGLSKQFVGSGFLSINILPSLTFRSNIGYTANQTDNKSFRGVTQFKVSSYSNLALYTGYPYVDLAKGNSATINNSNVLSYSKTLGKNHRVDVVVGQELNKIDNDSFTQNIQYFPPSVTWQSAFANVQQANPPPGSIQAPSYTNVGGERLFSYFGRVMYSYQNRYNLNLSFRRDGSSKFAENNRWSNFPSAQFAWRVSDESFYKNLNLNWMNGLKLRLSYGTAGNNRVNGDRLYATTFLTSPTAGGYSVTDNSQTSGYYSDHLANPDLKWESTVSKNIGLDIDLFNSRVTASVDVYSNTTNNLLLNTNIPQQTGYLTQFQNIGSTRNQGLEVQISSDIVRNKNFTYNASFNISFNRNVVLSLNQAGSSTYGYAVSSGWGNTEEDYYVQVGKPVGLFYGYVYDGFYKMSDFDRATYEASLPSHPTNPTWKLNPGVADASSKFGTSVYPGKIKLKDLDGDGVITSNDKTVIGHYQPLFYGGFNQQFRYKAFDMSVFMNYSYGNQTYNATKMALSIQYQVNGNNYPAAFANSFKYFDQAGNYITNWDQLTAMNANASIYAPRTGTLLPTSYGVEDASFLRITNVTLGYTLPAKLIERLGWLSKFRIYATVNNLYTFTKYTGYDPEASTRGTALTPGVDYSAYPRSRYILAGINLSF; encoded by the coding sequence ATGAATAAGAAACTTTTACTTCTTCTTAATCCCCAATTTAACAATGGCCAGGCACGCAAGCGCAGACGCATTGCCGGCCTGGCCGCCCTATTGTTTTTACTGCTGCCTGCAATTGTATCTGCCAGTGGCAACAACGCATCCATCCTGCCAGCCATTATTAGCCAGAAAGATATTTTAATATCCGGTGTGGTTAAAGACAAATCCGGCGAGGCCATTCCAGGCGTAACCGTAAAGGTGAAGGGCACCGGCACCGTGACCACCACTAACACCAAGGGCCAATACATGATTCGCGTACCGGCCCCAGAGTCTGCGATCGTATTTTCGTTCATCGGCTATAAAACCAGCGAGGTGTCTGTAGGCGCACAAACCACCATCAACGTAACCTTGCAGGAAGACGCAACGGCATTGAACGAAGTGGTGGTAGTGAACGTGGGCTACGGCACCGTAAGCAAAGAACGACTGGCCGGCGCTGTATCATCCATCACCTCAAAAGATGTTGCCGATTTCCCGGTATCCAGCGTTGCCGAAGCATTGGCTGGTAAACTGGCCGGTGTATCTGTTAACACTACAGAGGGCGCCCCTGGCGCACTCATCAACGTTACGGTAAGGGGCGGTACCTCTATCACCCAGGATAACTCGCCGTTATTTATTGTAGACGGTTTCCCGATGGATAATGCATTGTCGGTGCTTTCGCCAAACGAAATTCAGAGCATCGATGTGCTGAAAGACGTAGCATCTACCTCCATCTACGGTTCAAGGGGCGCCAATGGCGTGTTTATCATCACCACCAAATCCGGCAAAAAAGGGCGTACCGTGGTTTCATTTGATATGTATGCCGGTGTGCGCAAGATCACAAACTATCTGGAAATGATGAAGCCATATGATTATGTACAGGCGCAATTATCACAAAGTTTCCAGCATTACAATGGCTACCTGCTAACAGATACCGCCAACATCAACGGCTTTTATAAAACCTATGGCAACCCTGCCGATTTTGATATTTACAAGAGCCTGCCTGCTGTAAACTGGCAGCAACGGGTTTTTGGCCGCAGCGCATTATCCAACACGCAGAACCTCTCCATCAATGGCGGTAGCGATGCCAGTATTTACAGCATCATTTTTAACCGTTACTCTGAAGATGGCATTATGCTGGCTTCAGGCCTGGATCGCATGTTCGGTTCATTTAGGTTTGAGAACCAGGTGAGCAAGGGTTTCCGGGTAGGCGTTAATGCCCGCTACAGCAATCAGCTGGTGGTTGGCTCGGGAACATCATCTAAGGGCAGCAACGGTTCTATCTTAAATATCACCCGTTATCAGCCTTATGATGCCACATCAAACCTGCAGATCAATGATCCCGATGCTAACTTTGATACGGCCATTGACCTGAGCAACCCAACTACCTTTGCTACTCGCGATATGTCGCGCGGATTGTCCAAGCAATTTGTGGGCAGCGGCTTTCTAAGCATTAATATTCTGCCCAGCCTGACGTTCCGCTCTAATATAGGTTATACCGCAAATCAAACGGACAATAAAAGCTTTAGAGGGGTAACTCAGTTTAAAGTAAGTTCATACTCCAACCTGGCTTTGTATACCGGCTATCCGTATGTAGATCTTGCCAAAGGTAATTCAGCCACTATTAACAATAGTAACGTATTAAGCTATTCTAAAACGCTTGGTAAAAACCACCGGGTAGATGTAGTAGTTGGTCAGGAACTGAACAAGATAGATAACGATAGCTTTACCCAAAACATCCAATATTTCCCGCCTTCGGTAACCTGGCAAAGTGCGTTTGCCAACGTGCAGCAGGCTAACCCGCCGCCGGGTAGTATACAGGCGCCATCATATACCAATGTGGGTGGCGAACGCCTGTTCTCTTACTTCGGCAGGGTTATGTATTCGTATCAGAACAGGTATAACCTTAACCTGTCTTTCAGAAGAGATGGTTCATCAAAATTTGCGGAAAATAACCGCTGGTCAAACTTCCCGTCGGCGCAGTTTGCCTGGAGGGTATCAGACGAATCATTTTATAAGAACCTGAATTTAAACTGGATGAATGGCCTAAAACTAAGATTAAGCTATGGCACCGCCGGCAACAATCGCGTTAATGGCGACAGACTATATGCCACCACTTTCTTAACCAGTCCAACCGCGGGTGGTTACTCGGTAACAGATAACTCGCAAACCAGCGGCTATTATTCAGATCACCTGGCCAACCCCGATCTGAAATGGGAATCAACCGTTTCTAAGAACATTGGTCTGGACATCGACCTGTTCAACTCGCGCGTTACTGCATCGGTAGATGTTTACTCAAACACTACCAATAACCTGTTGCTCAATACCAACATCCCGCAGCAAACGGGTTATCTCACCCAGTTCCAGAACATCGGCTCTACCCGCAATCAGGGTTTAGAAGTGCAGATCTCCAGCGATATTGTGCGCAATAAAAACTTCACTTACAACGCCTCATTCAATATCTCGTTTAACCGCAACGTGGTTCTGTCGCTTAACCAGGCAGGTTCTTCTACCTATGGCTATGCCGTATCATCAGGCTGGGGCAATACGGAAGAGGATTACTACGTACAGGTTGGCAAGCCGGTAGGTTTGTTCTACGGCTATGTATATGACGGATTTTACAAGATGAGCGATTTTGACCGCGCAACTTATGAGGCCAGCTTGCCAAGCCACCCTACCAACCCAACCTGGAAACTGAACCCTGGCGTAGCCGACGCCTCTTCAAAGTTTGGCACCAGCGTATATCCAGGTAAAATCAAACTGAAAGATCTGGATGGCGATGGCGTCATTACCAGTAATGACAAAACCGTTATCGGGCATTACCAGCCGCTGTTTTATGGCGGCTTTAACCAGCAGTTCCGTTACAAGGCTTTTGATATGAGTGTTTTTATGAACTACTCATACGGCAACCAAACTTATAACGCAACCAAAATGGCGCTGAGCATTCAATACCAGGTAAACGGTAACAACTACCCGGCGGCATTTGCCAATAGCTTTAAATATTTTGACCAGGCCGGCAACTACATCACCAACTGGGATCAGCTGACTGCCATGAACGCCAATGCATCTATCTATGCGCCACGCACAGGAACCTTGCTACCAACAAGTTATGGTGTAGAAGATGCCTCATTTTTACGCATCACCAACGTAACGCTGGGCTATACACTGCCCGCCAAACTGATAGAGCGTTTAGGATGGCTGTCTAAATTCAGGATCTATGCTACAGTTAACAACCTGTATACCTTCACCAAGTATACCGGCTATGACCCTGAAGCCAGCACTCGCGGCACCGCGCTAACTCCCGGTGTAGATTATTCGGCCTATCCGCGCAGCCGTTACATTCTTGCAGGTATCAATCTTTCATTTTAA